Below is a genomic region from Scomber scombrus chromosome 3, fScoSco1.1, whole genome shotgun sequence.
gacaataaagaatcTAATCTAATCACATTGGGATGCTCACCTTAATTGACCTCTTTCTACAACCACTGCAACTACTGCTCTATGCAGTTGGCTGAAATGTGCATACAGGACCTTTAACTCAGACAGTTACATTTCTGACTCCAGACAGGATGGGTTTTTCCTATATGCAGGTTTCAGCAATTTAACcacaaatataacaataatagaCTTCAAAATTtgtacatacaaacacacacacacacacacacacacacacacacacacacacacacacacacacacacacacacacacacacacacacacacacacacacacacacacacacacacacacacacagtccacaaTAAAAGGAAGAGGTCAACTAAGGATGTGCTAAAGTGacaaaagtttattaaaaggaAGAACTGCAAAAACCCCAAATATCACTCCCACTTTCACTTCCTTAATCCGTTCATTAACGCATCCGAGGTGTGGTTCTCCGTCTTCCGGCTCAGATAAGAAGATGGAGGTCAGTTTCATGTCTGTGCATTATGTGCAAAAACAGATCCAGGAAATAATTTAACCTAGCTTAACACTAAGACTGGAAGCAAGGAGGGAAACTGGTGGCTATGATCAGCTGATCTTCTTACGTGAGTCTGGCACAGCAAATACATGCATCCATTGTGTAAGATGAGGTCAAAGTAGTCTGCTTTTTATGTGTCATATTGAAAGTTTTGTCTGTGAATGTGACAAAAGGACTTTATCTATTGATCAAGGGTGTTTATAGACATCACTGTTTGCATCTGTGTAAGCTGAGACAGAAAACTCACCAAGAAGGTTATGTTTTTTAGTCCTCTTTGGCAAGAGATAGATACAGTTAGTGGCATCTAAAGGAAAGGGCCTGGCAGAACTTGAATAATGAATACACAATATCTATAAGTGTATTTTAAtgagtgtataatcacctgaaaataagaattgttttaTTATCGTTACCTGAAAATAAGCGCTTTATGTCTACAAAGGGAgagggtcctcttccacagaatCCActatgttgcaccaccatgtttctacagtagcccacaacagacaaaccaaactgtctctagagagggtctttcatgtttttcgtgAGTTTCGGGGGTTACCGTAGATTCTCCTTCCCTTCACACTTTGAAGGGAAGGAGAATTTAATATTCAGTATAACCTTAGATgacactaaatcttacacactgatcctttaatagacagtatatttttgaatattttaacataatCTAAAATCTGGTACATATATCaagttattttaattcattggGTGTACTTTGATACATATCTCAATCCAGGTATTACAATTTTTaaacatatgtattttttataatacTTTTTATGATGATGCAtacatgataaaaaatatgTGCTCTCTGAGTCAGTTTGTATGTTTGTCAATCAAATCAATAATCTCCACATTTCTTTCCCCTTCTCTGCTCACTCAGAGGAAGTTTTTACATCTGGAAAATCAGCTGtgaaattttgggaaaattaagGAAATTCTGGATTTTGGTAGAATGCTGAGAACTATAGCAACATAATTGATTGTCTCTATTAAATCTGTGTGTAATGACATCGTGCTTGCCATGTCTTGCAGTACAGTAGatctaccaaacacacacacacacacacaaacacactctctatAGAAcactttaattttgttttagtAGCATTTACAGACAAAATTAACATCATAGGTTTACATGAGTGAGTATCAAGCAAACAAATCAGTGAAGAAAGTTTCACAAGCTGTGTTGTGATgctgtgttaaaataaaatgtgcttctaaaaacagctttttgaaAAGTGTGAACAACAATTTGAGACATTTAAATGCTAAATTGATGAAGTGTTGCGGTCTCAGTCTCAGAAATCACAGCGTGTACAACTGAACTTTAGTCTGATTTTGAGAAGAGCAGAAAGCCGTTGAAGATgatctgtttttctctgacGTCTCGTGCATCATAGTCTATCTGCGTGTCTTTAAAGGATTCGAGCCAGACCCTCTGGTTTGCTCTCAGCTGCAAGACCGTGCCACCCGACAGCAcctaaaacacaacacagccaatcacatcaacaacattttaaacaactaaaaacactgattattGTGTCCTGTAACCAGCTGTGATCCCAAAGATGCCTGAATTAGGTTTTTGCAGCAGGATGTATAGTTTAAGTTTTTTTCAGCCTCATTATTATCTTCCTTACTTGTTAACTTTTAATGAGTACATTAGAGATTTGAATGACAGATTCCGTCTCCTGATACCTCCATGACACTGTGCTACTCACTGAAACTCACCTGATCGAGGTTTCTGTTGTAATTACAGAATCCCAGCTTTTCTTGACCCAGAGCTTCACTGACAATACGCAGACACATGCTGacctacaaacacacaacacacaaaataactgtaacacagagcagtAATGGAGCTAAAGGTGCAGAAAGATTTTTTGCTACAGGTTGATTTAACTGAAATTAATGAAACTAGAAGGTACtctgatttaatgttttttatttaatagtcTGTATTTATTCTCATATCAAGaagctgtcagtgtttgttaCCTTGGATGCAGCGTGGAAGACGAAGTAATAAACACCAGGTACTGTGCAGGTGAAGTAACCTGTGTCTAGGTTAAAGTGCCCAGGTATGTTGACCGCAGCTGTCTGGTAGGTTAATCGctgaagaacacacacacacacgtaataTGTATTGTATAGCTTCAAGCATCTCCAAAGTAATAAAGTCAGAggcatagatagatagatagatagatagatagatagatagatagatagatagatagatagatagatagatagatagatagatagatagatagatagatggatggatggatggatggatggatggatggatggatggatggatggatggatggatggatggatggatggatggatagatagatagatagatagatagatagatagatagatagatagatagatagatagatagatagatagatagatagatagatagatagatagatagatagatagatagatagacagatagagaTAATCCTTCAAGTAAACACTGTCCATGATATCACTtcacaaaatgatgaaacaaaaaatatctACATCGCTAAACAgggtttttatttataatttggGTGAAGTGACCCTTTAACAATATTTAAAGGCTAAAGCAAACAGAGGAATAAGacatatcagactttggatacacacataatactggTTAGTAGATCGCTGTTGGTTTGGCTCGGAGATTTACCAACTAAAAGAAAAGTATAGACAGTTGCCAGCCTTATTCTTTAtagtattaaaatgtaatgttcttttttcattcCAGTAGatgttaaagaaagaaacacatgtaaatgttgaatacatttcttaattaaagagttgagagacagagaggagtgaTGGACGACAAACTGAACCTGTTCATAGGGAGGATATTTTGTATCAGTCCTGAACAC
It encodes:
- the c1qa gene encoding complement C1q subcomponent subunit A; protein product: MGKYYGLAVVVGVALLLSTGQCDVNCKGQDGHAGQAGGKGRDGLPGQKGEKGEPALMDNNVMDAGTLLSLRGDIGTRGLQGPMGPKGYRGVLGEPGNSGPPGQPGPDGKGIGQNNDDSSQQAKSAFSVFRTDTKYPPYEQRLTYQTAAVNIPGHFNLDTGYFTCTVPGVYYFVFHAASKVSMCLRIVSEALGQEKLGFCNYNRNLDQVLSGGTVLQLRANQRVWLESFKDTQIDYDARDVREKQIIFNGFLLFSKSD